One Asterias rubens chromosome 1, eAstRub1.3, whole genome shotgun sequence genomic region harbors:
- the LOC117289907 gene encoding testis-specific serine/threonine-protein kinase 1-like produces MASGNPSHNPASFHPTSLRKAINEEHVLLKRGIVVGDLLGEGSYACVYSGFLEKERIKCAIKVINKRKAPKDFLQRFLPRELEILKTIKHPNVIRCHEIVDVGPKVYITMELAGHGDLLEYIKLRGALAEGKARDFFGQVVSGMTYLHNKNIVHRDLKCENLLLDGSNKIKITDFGFSRKILKSDLSKTFCGSAAYAAPEILQGKPYQAFLYDIWSMGIILYIMVCGSMPYDDSNVKRMVRDQTEKKLGFSRSKQLTLDCKDLILKMLTPDPMRRATMHYIHRHLWMTGHDEIKQRPADEAGAKLDSEPVESPPEGRPIVDEEHPSVGFNKVSSSEMEIPGFSKYPRENHDDTEKQPKPHPQKNVRRPYSPNFVPI; encoded by the exons ATGGCGTCGGGCAACCCTTCTCACAACCCCGCCTCCTTCCATCCAACCTCGCTCCGGAAGGCAATCAACGAGGAACACGTACTCCTGAAGCGAGGCATCGTCGTCGGTGACCTACTGGGCGAGGGGTCCTACGCCTGCGTCTATTCGGGCTTCCTCGAGaag gaGAGGATCAAATGCGCCATCAAAGTCATCAACAAGAGGAAAGCTCCAAAGGATTTCCTGCAGAGGTTCCTCCCGCGAGAGCTGGAGATTCTTAAGACCATAAAACACCCGAACGTCATCCGGTGTCACGAGATCGTAGATGTTGGTCCCAAG GTTTACATTACGATGGAACTTGCCGGCCACGGGGACCTGCTAGAGTACATCAAGCTACGTGGGGCACTGGCTGAGGGCAAGGCGAGGGACTTCTTCGGGCAAGTCGTCTCCGGGATGACTTATCTTCACAATAAGAACATCGTCCATCGTGACCTCAAGTGTGAAAACCTCCTTCTGGACGGGAGCAATAAGATTAAGATTACCGACTTTGGCTTCTCTCGTAAGATTCTCAAGAGTGATCTCAGCAAGACGTTCTGTGGGAGTGCTGCCTACGCGGCACCAGAAATCCTTCAAG GAAAGCCATACCAAGCCTTCCTGTACGACATCTGGAGCATGGGAATAATCCTATACATCATGGTGTGTGGCTCAATGCCTTACGACGACTCCAACGTCAAACGCATGGTCAGGGACCAGACGGAGAAGAAGCTGGGATTCTCCCGCTCAAAGCAGCTCACCCTCGATTGCAAAGATCTCATCCTGAAGATGCTGACCCCTGACCCCATGAGGCGAGCCACAATGCACTACATTCACCGTCACCTATGGATGACGGGACATGACGAAATCAAACAGAGACCTGCTGATGAGGCGGGGGCAAAACTTGACTCTGAACCGGTGGAGTCCCCACCCGAGGGCAGACCCATCGTGGATGAGGAACATCCGTCCGTCGGTTTCAATAAGGTGTCCTCATCAGAAATGGAAATACCAGGTTTTAGCAAGTACCCAAGAGAAAACCATGACGACACTGAAAAACAGCCGAAGCCCCATCCGCAGAAAAACGTGCGTCGCCCTTACAGCCCTAATTTCGTCCCTATCTAA
- the LOC117289663 gene encoding RNA-binding protein 25-like isoform X1, with amino-acid sequence MSYPPPGNPFMPRPGMPRGVNQNQFQQFGGMQPGMAMNMQMGLLPQPPISKMQMHPGMRPNMQRPPMAGHRFQGFMQPNPRQGFNPNDMTQQQQQQQQQQPQQQQQQQQQQDDSTPGGDPEANGDKPKTTVFVGNISDRAPDALIRSMLSKCGSFSSWKRVQGASGKLQAFGFCEYVAPEASLRAIRLLHDLELGDKKLLVKVDAKTRVLLDEYLADKGQSSEDLDDETQGEDSNVKGQVDRLIIDYKHALTKPQDESSQSQQQQQSRRDTDQRDSKEPKKTSKKENIQDLNNIEEDKRHIISREIDRFRDTYKAAEDREKERLAKEQRQKDRESRRDKDKDRVRDKSRDKSRERDKERERERDKERERERERRDRDRRDALKEKEREEKRDRDRRQERDREREKERDREKERERERDRGRSRERESRGDRDRSDRDREHDRDRFDEEEEFERRKLERKLREKEEAYQQRLKAREARERKRSREYEKLREKQDMERSEMEREAKRLREFLEDYDDERDDPKYYMGSALERRRKEREKEIDGDNRDRRREREELEEIKRKLLEEGHDNVEEEMEKLEQEREKHRLPQLALIPIKEDKPKLEPTMKPLDGVEEAHQEPIVQQAAAIRQGPRTPESSSDGSPEPLSMNSAEEGESQKEQHKPRISFGGLKLVGANDPQLSAAAKRKKLSIVEAFNQDEDPTDLDKKRRKLVPIDYSEEEMKAVGQSQAIASAAEEKRKTIKNLIEKIPTAKEELFRYKVDWPVVDESLMERRIKPWINKKIVEYIGEEEATLTEFICSKLLAHSSAESILSDITMVLDEEAEVFVVKMWRLLIYEVEAKKHGLVK; translated from the exons ATGTCGTACCCACCGCCGGGGAATCCCTTCATGCCGAGGCCAGGAATGCCCCGTGGCGTCAACCAAAATCAATTCCAACAGTTTGGAGGCATGCAACCTG gAATGGCAATGAATATGCAGATGGGCCTCTTGCCACAGCCCCCAATCTCCAAG ATGCAGATGCATCCGGGCATGAGACCCAACATGCAAAGACCTCCAATGGCAGGACACAGATTCCAG GGCTTTATGCAACCCAACCCACGCCAAGGCTTCAATCCGAACGACATGACA cagcaacagcagcagcagcagcaacaacaaccacagcagcagcaacagcagcagcagcagcaggaTGATTCGACACCTGGGGGTGACCCTGAGGCCAACGGCGACAAACCTAAAACAACTGTGTTTGTTGGGAACATTTCAGACAGGGCTCCAGATGCTCTCATCCGTTCCATGCTATCG AAATGTGGCTCCTTTTCAAGTTGGAAGAGAGTTCAGGGTGCGTCTGGCAAGCTGCAGGCTTTTGGGTTCTGTGAGTATGTAGCACCTGAGGCTAGCCTTAGAGCCATCAGACTGTTACACGACTTGGAATTAGGAGACAAGAAATTACTG GTAAAAGTAGACGCTAAAACACGAGTGTTACTGGACGAGTATCTAGCAGACAAAGGACAG AGCTCTGAGGATCTAGATGACGAGACCCAAGGCGAAGACTccaatgtcaaaggtcaagttGATCGACTCATCATCGACTACAAACATGCACTCACCAAGCCACAAG ATGAATCGTCCCAgtcacagcagcagcagcagtcgCGAAGAGACACCGATCAAAGGGACTCAAAGGAACCTAAGAAGACTAGTAAGAAG GAGAATATTCAGGATCTGAATAACATTGAGGAAGACAAACGTCACATCATCAGTCGTGAGATCGATCGCTTCAGAGATACTTACAAG GCTGCTGAAGACAGAGAGAAAGAGCGACTGGCAAAGGAGCAGCGACAGAAAGACCGTGAGTCCAGACGCGATAAAGACAAAGACAGGGTCCGCGACAAGTCCCGCGATAAGTCCAGGGAACGTGATAAGGAGCGGGAGAGAGAGCGCGATAAGGAGCGGGAACGGGAACGAGAGCGACGGGATCGCGACAGGAGGGACGCCCTCAAGGAGAAGGAGAGGGAGGAAAAACGAGATAGGGATCG GAGACAAGAACGAGATAGGGAACGCGAAAAGGAGAGAGACCGGGAAAAGGAGCGCGAGAGGGAGCGTGACAGAGGTCGATCCCGCGAACGAGAGAGTCGGGGAGACCGCGACCGGAGTGACCGCGACCGGGAACATGACAGGGACAGGTTCGATGAAGAGGAGGAGTTCGAGAGAAGAAAGCTGGAGAGGAAGCTTCGAGAGAAGGAAGAAGCCTATCAGCAG AGACTGAAAGCACGCGAAGCGCGTGAACGCAAACGCAGCCGGGAGTACGAGAAGCTGCGAGAGAAACAGGACATGGAAAGGTCCGAGATGGAGAGGGAAGCCAAGAGGTTGCGAGAGTTCCTTGAGGACTATGATGATGAGAGAGATGACCCCAAATACTATAT GGGGAGTGCCTTGGAGAGAAGGCGCAAAGAGAGGGAAAAGGAGATCGATGGCGATAATCGAGACCGGAGACGGGAACGAGAGGAATTGGAAGAAATCAAACGTAAACTTCTGGAGGAGGGACACGACAATGTGGAAGAAGAAATGGAAAAG cTTGAGCAAGAGAGAGAGAAGCACAGGTTACCCCAGCTGGCACTGATTCCAATCAAGGAGGATAAACCCAAACTAGAGCCAACGATGAAGCCATTGGATGGTGTGGAAGAAGCTCACCAAGAACCCATT GTGCAGCAAGCAGCAGCAATCAGACAAGGTCCCCGCACCCCAGAGTCATCTTCAGATGGTAGCCCTGAACCTCTATCAATGAACTCTGCAGAAGAAGGGGAGTCTCAGAAGGAGCAACACAAGCCCAGGATTAGCTTCGGCGGTCTCAAGCTAG TGGGGGCCAACGACCCGCAGCTCTCCGCTGCCGCTAAACGCAAGAAGCTGAGTATCGTCGAAGCCTTCAACCAGGACGAGGACCCGACAGACCTCGACAAGAAGAGACGGAAACTTGTCCCTATCGACTACTCGGAGGAAGAGATGAAGGCCGTCGGTCAGTCTCAGGCCATCGCCTCGGCCGCCGAGGAGAAGAGGAAGACCATCAAGAATCTGATTGAGAAGATCCCAACGGCGAAGGAGGAGCTTTTCAGATATAAAGTGGACTGGCCGGTCGTTGATGAG TCATTAATGGAGAGACGAATCAAGCCTTGGATTAACAAGAAGATAGTAGAGTACATCGGTGAGGAGGAGGCGACACTGACGGAATTCATCTGCTCCAAGCTCCTGGCTCACAGC
- the LOC117289663 gene encoding RNA-binding protein 25-like isoform X2 yields the protein MSYPPPGNPFMPRPGMPRGVNQNQFQQFGGMQPGMAMNMQMGLLPQPPISKMQMHPGMRPNMQRPPMAGHRFQQQQQQQQQQQPQQQQQQQQQQDDSTPGGDPEANGDKPKTTVFVGNISDRAPDALIRSMLSKCGSFSSWKRVQGASGKLQAFGFCEYVAPEASLRAIRLLHDLELGDKKLLVKVDAKTRVLLDEYLADKGQSSEDLDDETQGEDSNVKGQVDRLIIDYKHALTKPQDESSQSQQQQQSRRDTDQRDSKEPKKTSKKENIQDLNNIEEDKRHIISREIDRFRDTYKAAEDREKERLAKEQRQKDRESRRDKDKDRVRDKSRDKSRERDKERERERDKERERERERRDRDRRDALKEKEREEKRDRDRRQERDREREKERDREKERERERDRGRSRERESRGDRDRSDRDREHDRDRFDEEEEFERRKLERKLREKEEAYQQRLKAREARERKRSREYEKLREKQDMERSEMEREAKRLREFLEDYDDERDDPKYYMGSALERRRKEREKEIDGDNRDRRREREELEEIKRKLLEEGHDNVEEEMEKLEQEREKHRLPQLALIPIKEDKPKLEPTMKPLDGVEEAHQEPIVQQAAAIRQGPRTPESSSDGSPEPLSMNSAEEGESQKEQHKPRISFGGLKLVGANDPQLSAAAKRKKLSIVEAFNQDEDPTDLDKKRRKLVPIDYSEEEMKAVGQSQAIASAAEEKRKTIKNLIEKIPTAKEELFRYKVDWPVVDESLMERRIKPWINKKIVEYIGEEEATLTEFICSKLLAHSSAESILSDITMVLDEEAEVFVVKMWRLLIYEVEAKKHGLVK from the exons ATGTCGTACCCACCGCCGGGGAATCCCTTCATGCCGAGGCCAGGAATGCCCCGTGGCGTCAACCAAAATCAATTCCAACAGTTTGGAGGCATGCAACCTG gAATGGCAATGAATATGCAGATGGGCCTCTTGCCACAGCCCCCAATCTCCAAG ATGCAGATGCATCCGGGCATGAGACCCAACATGCAAAGACCTCCAATGGCAGGACACAGATTCCAG cagcaacagcagcagcagcagcaacaacaaccacagcagcagcaacagcagcagcagcagcaggaTGATTCGACACCTGGGGGTGACCCTGAGGCCAACGGCGACAAACCTAAAACAACTGTGTTTGTTGGGAACATTTCAGACAGGGCTCCAGATGCTCTCATCCGTTCCATGCTATCG AAATGTGGCTCCTTTTCAAGTTGGAAGAGAGTTCAGGGTGCGTCTGGCAAGCTGCAGGCTTTTGGGTTCTGTGAGTATGTAGCACCTGAGGCTAGCCTTAGAGCCATCAGACTGTTACACGACTTGGAATTAGGAGACAAGAAATTACTG GTAAAAGTAGACGCTAAAACACGAGTGTTACTGGACGAGTATCTAGCAGACAAAGGACAG AGCTCTGAGGATCTAGATGACGAGACCCAAGGCGAAGACTccaatgtcaaaggtcaagttGATCGACTCATCATCGACTACAAACATGCACTCACCAAGCCACAAG ATGAATCGTCCCAgtcacagcagcagcagcagtcgCGAAGAGACACCGATCAAAGGGACTCAAAGGAACCTAAGAAGACTAGTAAGAAG GAGAATATTCAGGATCTGAATAACATTGAGGAAGACAAACGTCACATCATCAGTCGTGAGATCGATCGCTTCAGAGATACTTACAAG GCTGCTGAAGACAGAGAGAAAGAGCGACTGGCAAAGGAGCAGCGACAGAAAGACCGTGAGTCCAGACGCGATAAAGACAAAGACAGGGTCCGCGACAAGTCCCGCGATAAGTCCAGGGAACGTGATAAGGAGCGGGAGAGAGAGCGCGATAAGGAGCGGGAACGGGAACGAGAGCGACGGGATCGCGACAGGAGGGACGCCCTCAAGGAGAAGGAGAGGGAGGAAAAACGAGATAGGGATCG GAGACAAGAACGAGATAGGGAACGCGAAAAGGAGAGAGACCGGGAAAAGGAGCGCGAGAGGGAGCGTGACAGAGGTCGATCCCGCGAACGAGAGAGTCGGGGAGACCGCGACCGGAGTGACCGCGACCGGGAACATGACAGGGACAGGTTCGATGAAGAGGAGGAGTTCGAGAGAAGAAAGCTGGAGAGGAAGCTTCGAGAGAAGGAAGAAGCCTATCAGCAG AGACTGAAAGCACGCGAAGCGCGTGAACGCAAACGCAGCCGGGAGTACGAGAAGCTGCGAGAGAAACAGGACATGGAAAGGTCCGAGATGGAGAGGGAAGCCAAGAGGTTGCGAGAGTTCCTTGAGGACTATGATGATGAGAGAGATGACCCCAAATACTATAT GGGGAGTGCCTTGGAGAGAAGGCGCAAAGAGAGGGAAAAGGAGATCGATGGCGATAATCGAGACCGGAGACGGGAACGAGAGGAATTGGAAGAAATCAAACGTAAACTTCTGGAGGAGGGACACGACAATGTGGAAGAAGAAATGGAAAAG cTTGAGCAAGAGAGAGAGAAGCACAGGTTACCCCAGCTGGCACTGATTCCAATCAAGGAGGATAAACCCAAACTAGAGCCAACGATGAAGCCATTGGATGGTGTGGAAGAAGCTCACCAAGAACCCATT GTGCAGCAAGCAGCAGCAATCAGACAAGGTCCCCGCACCCCAGAGTCATCTTCAGATGGTAGCCCTGAACCTCTATCAATGAACTCTGCAGAAGAAGGGGAGTCTCAGAAGGAGCAACACAAGCCCAGGATTAGCTTCGGCGGTCTCAAGCTAG TGGGGGCCAACGACCCGCAGCTCTCCGCTGCCGCTAAACGCAAGAAGCTGAGTATCGTCGAAGCCTTCAACCAGGACGAGGACCCGACAGACCTCGACAAGAAGAGACGGAAACTTGTCCCTATCGACTACTCGGAGGAAGAGATGAAGGCCGTCGGTCAGTCTCAGGCCATCGCCTCGGCCGCCGAGGAGAAGAGGAAGACCATCAAGAATCTGATTGAGAAGATCCCAACGGCGAAGGAGGAGCTTTTCAGATATAAAGTGGACTGGCCGGTCGTTGATGAG TCATTAATGGAGAGACGAATCAAGCCTTGGATTAACAAGAAGATAGTAGAGTACATCGGTGAGGAGGAGGCGACACTGACGGAATTCATCTGCTCCAAGCTCCTGGCTCACAGC